Genomic segment of Nitrospira sp.:
CTGCGGAAACGCTGGCGCGCGGCGTCAAATCGGCCGTGATCAATGCAGGCGATGGATGGCATGAGCATCCGACGCAAGCGTTGCTTGACCTCTATACGATTCGGCAACGAGGGATGAATTTTCGAGGATTGCGCGTGGCGATTGTCGGCGATGTGTCACATAGCCGTGTCGCTCGTTCGAACATCTACGCGCTCGTTAAACTTGGAGCCGAGGTCAGACTGGTGGGGCCGCCGACGATGATGCCTTGGGGGGTCGAAAAGTTAGGGGCGAAGGTGTACGCCAACATGGACGAAGGTTTACGCGACGTGAATGTTATCATGATGCTGCGGCTGCAATTGGAGCGGCAAGGGCGCGCACAGTTTCCTTCGATCCGAGAATACTCTCGACTCTACGGGCTTACCGCGGAGCGTGTGAGGCTGGCCGACTCCGATGCCATCGTCATGCATCCAGGTCCCATCAATCGAGGCGTGGAGATCGCTCCGGAGGTGGCCGATAGTTTGTCGTCGGTGATCTTGGACCAGGTGGCCAACGGTGTCGCAGTTAGAATGGGAATTCTCTACCTCGTGTCGGGAGCCAATTCGTGAACCTTGCTGAACTGTTGAAGTGAGACTTCACAGATCACCAGATCCGGAACAATCTTAGAGAGGGCGTATCGTGTCGATTTTGATTGCAGGCGGTCGAGTCGTCGATCCAGGTCGATTTGTCGGAACGGCCGATGTGCTCATTGAGGATGGGAAGATCACGGCCGTGGGCACTCAGTTGTCTGTTCCCGTCGGTAGTCGGACGATTCGAGCCGACGGCAAGCTCGTAATGCCGGGGTTCGTCGATTTGCATGTCCACTTTCGTGAGCCGGGTTTCGAATATAAGGAAACGATTCAGAGCGGCAGTGCAGCGGCGGTGGCGGGAGGATTTACGACGGTCTGCTGCATGCCGAATACGAATCCGGTCAACGATAATCAAGCGGTGACCGAGTTCATGTTGGAACGGGCACGGTTGGCAGGTATGGCTAATGTGTTACCGATCGGGGCTATTACCAAAGGGTCTGAAGGGAAAGAGCTGTCGGAGATCGGGGATTTGCGGCGTTCCGGTTGTGTGGCGATCTCCGACGACGGAAAGCCCGTGATGAATAGTTTGGTGATGCGGCGTGCGATGGAGTATGCCTCGGCCTTTGATCTCACCGTCGTCGATCACTGTGAGGATATCCATCTCGCCGAGGGTGGTTGTATGAACGAGGGATTGATTTCAACCGAGCTTGGATTACCCGGTATACCTGCGGCAGCCGAAGACGTCATGGTGGCGCGTAACCTGTCGCTGTCCGAATTGACAGGGGCTCGGTTGCATCTTGCACATATCAGCACGGCCGGGTCGGTACGGATGGTGCGAGAGGCAAAGGCTCGTGGGATCCTCGTGACGGCGGAAGCCTGTCCGCATCACTTCACGTTGACGGAAGAATTGGTGCGTGGCTACAACACGCATGCCAAAATGAACCCGCCCTTGCGGACGTGGACCGATGTCCAGACCATCAGGGAGGGATTGCGTGACGGCACCATCGATGCGATCGCAACGGATCATGCGCCTCACGCGACTCAGGAAAAACAGCAGGACTTCACCGAGGCTCCGTTTGGAATTGTCGGACTGGAGACCGCACTCTCACTGACCTTGGGATTGGTGGAAGACGGGGTCCTTTCTCTTGAGCAGGCTGTTCAGAAGCTTACGGCTGCTCCGGCAGCCGCGTTTGGACTCAAGAAAGGGACGTTGGCGGTGGGGGCAGACGCCGATGTCGTCATCGTGGATCAGGATGAACCGTGGGTGGTCGATCCAGCGAGATTTCGATCCAAGAGCCGAAACACGCCGTT
This window contains:
- a CDS encoding aspartate carbamoyltransferase catalytic subunit — its product is MSLKRKDLLSLAPLAVDEITLILDTADSFKEVTGREIKKVPALRGKTVVNLFFEPSTRTRTSFELAAKRLSADVINFSPSSSSVVKGETLLDTARNIEAMQADIIVLRHSSAGAAETLARGVKSAVINAGDGWHEHPTQALLDLYTIRQRGMNFRGLRVAIVGDVSHSRVARSNIYALVKLGAEVRLVGPPTMMPWGVEKLGAKVYANMDEGLRDVNVIMMLRLQLERQGRAQFPSIREYSRLYGLTAERVRLADSDAIVMHPGPINRGVEIAPEVADSLSSVILDQVANGVAVRMGILYLVSGANS
- a CDS encoding dihydroorotase, whose amino-acid sequence is MSILIAGGRVVDPGRFVGTADVLIEDGKITAVGTQLSVPVGSRTIRADGKLVMPGFVDLHVHFREPGFEYKETIQSGSAAAVAGGFTTVCCMPNTNPVNDNQAVTEFMLERARLAGMANVLPIGAITKGSEGKELSEIGDLRRSGCVAISDDGKPVMNSLVMRRAMEYASAFDLTVVDHCEDIHLAEGGCMNEGLISTELGLPGIPAAAEDVMVARNLSLSELTGARLHLAHISTAGSVRMVREAKARGILVTAEACPHHFTLTEELVRGYNTHAKMNPPLRTWTDVQTIREGLRDGTIDAIATDHAPHATQEKQQDFTEAPFGIVGLETALSLTLGLVEDGVLSLEQAVQKLTAAPAAAFGLKKGTLAVGADADVVIVDQDEPWVVDPARFRSKSRNTPFAGWKVKGRVQTTIVGGRVVFEANPAEQ